From Erigeron canadensis isolate Cc75 chromosome 8, C_canadensis_v1, whole genome shotgun sequence, one genomic window encodes:
- the LOC122579942 gene encoding uncharacterized protein LOC122579942: MGLDRDHGGLLDNINMQKVRTILTHTYPYPHEHSRHAIIAVAIGCLFFISSDNMHTLIQKLDKNIKWWSMYACLLGFFYFFSSPFVGKTIKPSYSNFSRWYIGWILVAAVYHLPSFQSMGVDMRMNLSLFLTIYMSSILVLLVFHLVFLALWYVGLVSRVAGRRPAILTILQNCAVLSVACCVFYSHCGNQALNEKRLGRRDSGLFSLWKKGEPSIWLSKFLKMYELKDEICKSWFAPVGSASDYPFLSKWVIYGEFSCTGPCESSDEISPIYSLWATFIGLYMANYVVERSTGWALTHPLSVEKTEKLKNKQMKPNFLDMVPWYSGTSADLFKTVFDLLVSVTVFVGRFDMRMMQAAMSRVHEGAREDFLYDHLSEKEHLWFDFMADTGDGGNSSYSVARLLAQPTLYAFDDDSTQPLPRGDLLLIGGDLAYPNPSASTYEKRFFRPFEYALQPPLWYKDVHIAVDKPELPSGVSDLKQYDGPQCFLIPGNHDWFDGLQTFMRYICHKSWLGGWLMPQKKSYFALKLPKGWWVFGLDLALHCDIDVYQFKFFAELITEKVKENDSVIIMTHEPNWILDWYWDDVTGKNVSHLVKDRLKGRCKLRMAGDLHHYMRHTRVPTENPDSIQHLLVNGCGGAFLHPTHTFRNFDKAYGTAYEMKAAYPEVEDSSRIALGNILKFRKKNWQFDFIGGFIYFILAFSMFPQCNLGHILQKDDTFTGHVRSFFSTVWDAFMYMLGQSYVSSAGAMLLLVAAISFVPSKVSRKRKVVIGVLHVSAHLSAALILMLLMELGVELCVQHNLLATSGYHTLYEWYRSVESEHFPDPTGLRTRIEQWTFGFYPACIKYLMSAFDVPEVMAVTRSNICKNGMVSLSRGGAAIYYASVFLYFWVFSTPVVSLVFGSYLYICINWLHLHFDEAFSSLRIANYKSFTRFHIKEDGDLEIFTLAVDKVPKEWKLDPEWENEVKQPQQASHHRKFPSKWRANAFHQDPVNTVRIVDHFVIQPMDKLQVAAVNGSASH, from the exons GTATATAGGGTGGATATTAGTAGCGGCTGTATACCATCTTCCTAGTTTTCAGTCAATGGGAGTGGATATGAGAATGAATCTTTCGTTATTTTTGACAATATACATGTCTTCTATTTTGGTACTTCTTGTTTTCCACTTAGTTTTTCTGGCCCTTTGGTATGTGGGTCTTGTTTCTCGTGTGGCAGGCAGGAGACCCGCGATCTTGACCATTCTTCAAAATTGTGCG GTCTTAAGCGTGGCTTGCTGTGTATTTTATAGCCACTGTGGCAATCAGGCTTTAAATGAAAAACGATTGGGAAGAAGAGATTCTGGCCTGTTTTCACTCTGGAAGAAAGGGGAACCAAGCATATGGCTATCGAAATTTCTTAAAATGTACGAGTTAAAAGATGAGATTTGCAAATCATGGTTTGCTCCAGTCGGGTCTGCCAGTGATTATCCATTCCTCTCTAAGTGGGTTATATATGGAGAA TTTTCTTGTACTGGTCCATGTGAGTCATCAGATGAAATTTCCCCAATTTATTCATTATGGGCAACCTTTATAGGTCTTTATATGGCTAATTATGTGGTGGAAAGATCAACGGG ATGGGCTCTTACTCATCCTTTGTCAGTTGAGAAAACTGAGAAGTTGAAGAACAAGCAGATGAAACCTAATTTCTTGGATATGGTACCTTGGTATTCGGG GACGTCAGCTGATTTATTCAAGACTGTGTTTGACCTCCTTGTATCTGTGACTGTATTCGTTGGAAGATTTGATATGCGGATGATGCAG GCGGCAATGAGTAGAGTTCACGAAGGTGCAAGAGAAGATTTTTTATATGATCATCTTAGTGAAAAAGAACACCTGTGGTTTGATTTTATGGCCGACACTGGTGATGGTGGGAACTCCTCCTACTCTGTAGCTCGACTTCTTGCTCAACCTACACTTTATGCCTTTGATGATGATTCTACACAACCATTGCCTCGTGGAGACCTCCTCCTTATTGGAGGCGATCTTGC GTATCCTAATCCGTCAGCATCGACTTATGAAAAACGATTTTTTCGTCCTTTTGAGTATGCTCTTCAGCCACCTTTGTGGTATAAAGATGTTCATATTGCTGTAGACAAGCCCGAATTACCATCTGGTGTGTCTGATTTGAAACAATATGATGGGCCACAATGCTTCTTAATCCCAGGAAACCATG ATTGGTTTGATGGACTCCAAACTTTTATGAGGTACATTTGTCACAAGAGCTGGTTAGGTGGATGGTTAATGCCTCAAAAGAAAAGCTACTTTGCTTTGAAGCTTCCAAAGGGATGGTGGGTTTTTGGCCTTGATTTAGCTCTTCATTGTGACATTGATGTTTATCAGTTCAAGTTCTTTGCGGAATTAATAACGGAAAAG GTCAAAGAAAACGATTCTGTGATCATCATGACACATGAACCAAATTGGATTCTGGATTGGTACTGGGATGATGTCACTGGAAAGAATGTTTCACATCTTGTAAAAGATCGTTTAAAAGGAAGGTGTAAACTTCGAATGGCTGGTGATTTACATCATTACATGCGTCATACTCGTGTTCCAACTGAAAATCCCGACTCGATACAACATTTACTTGTGAATGGTTGCGGTGGGGCCTTCTTACATCCTACACACACATTCCGTAATTTTGATAAAGCATATGGTACAGCTTATGAAATGAAAGCTGCTTATCCTGAAGTTGAAGATTCAAGCAGG ATTGCTCTTGGTAATATCTTGAAGTTCCGGAAGAAAAACTGGCAGTTTGACTTCATTGGCGGGTTCATTTACTTCATATTGGCCTTTTCGATGTTCCCACAG TGCAATCTTGGCCATATCTTACAGAAAGATGATACATTTACGGGCCATGTTAGGAGCTTTTTTAGCACAGTGTGGGATGCTTTTATGTATATGCTTGGGCAATCGTATGTGTCATCTGCGGGTGCGATGTTACTGTTAGTGGCTGCAATATCATTTGTTCCTTCCAAAGTATCACGAAAAAGAAAAGTAGTAATCGGAGTTCTGCATGTTTCAGCACACCTTTCAGCTGCTTTAATTCTCATGCTACTTATGGAATTAGGTGTTGAATTATGCGTTCAACATAACCTTTTGGCTACTTCGGGTTATCACACATTATATGAATGGTACAGATCGGTGGAAAGTGAGCACTTTCCTGACCCTACGGGTCTTCGGACCCGTATAGAGCAATGGACTTTTGGCTTTTATCCGGCATGTATCAAATATCTCATGTCGGCTTTTGATGTTCCAGAG GTGATGGCTGTGACACGGAGCAATATATGCAAGAATGGGATGGTTTCACTCTCACGAGGGGGTGCAGCCATATATTATGCATCTGTGTTTTTATATTTCTGGGTCTTCTCGACACCTGTAGTTTCCCTTGTATTTGGAAGCTacttatatatttgtatcaatTGGCTTCACTTGCACTTTGACGAAGCGTTTTCCTCACTACGTATTGCAAATTACAAATCTTTCACACGGTTCCACATCAAGGAGGATGGTGATCTGGAAATCTTCACTCTGGCAGTTGACAAG GTTCCAAAGGAATGGAAGCTAGATCCCGAGTGGGAAAATGAGGTGAAACAGCCGCAGCAGGCAAGCCACCATAGAAAGTTTCCAAGCAAGTGGAGGGCAAATGCTTTTCATCAGGATCCTGTAAATACAGTTAGGATCGTTGATCATTTTGTCATTCAACCAATGGACAAATTGCAAGTAGCAGCAGTTAATGGGTCAGCATCTCACTGA